A DNA window from Bdellovibrio sp. BCCA contains the following coding sequences:
- a CDS encoding L,D-transpeptidase: MKLIHQITSLAITLFFLTAQPVHAEPMKVMQNDKIPNMIEDLNPFDPNIEEVLRHYDEIYEEETGQPSHLPDESFINDIIGFASCYRSECAVWAQVVKSSQRLYLYVHGRLADSWPVSTGKAGYTTPNFDRHPNGRIYDRYTSTKYPEGDYNGLGNMPYAVFIAGGFALHGTPRGNWPNLGRPASHGCIRMHPDNAYRFNRLVRSNGIQNVWITVQ, encoded by the coding sequence ATGAAATTGATACATCAAATAACATCTCTCGCTATCACTCTGTTTTTTTTAACAGCCCAACCTGTCCACGCGGAACCAATGAAAGTCATGCAAAATGACAAGATTCCAAACATGATTGAGGACCTCAACCCCTTCGATCCCAATATCGAAGAAGTGCTCCGCCACTACGACGAAATTTATGAAGAGGAAACAGGTCAACCTTCGCATTTACCTGATGAATCGTTTATTAATGATATTATCGGGTTTGCAAGCTGTTACCGCAGTGAATGTGCTGTGTGGGCTCAGGTTGTGAAGTCATCACAAAGATTATATTTGTACGTTCATGGAAGACTTGCGGACTCATGGCCTGTTTCAACAGGAAAAGCGGGATATACGACTCCTAATTTTGATAGACACCCTAACGGACGTATTTACGACAGATACACATCTACGAAATATCCAGAGGGAGATTACAATGGCTTAGGCAATATGCCGTACGCCGTTTTTATTGCGGGAGGATTTGCGCTTCACGGAACTCCGCGGGGCAACTGGCCTAACTTAGGTCGTCCCGCTTCGCATGGCTGTATTCGCATGCATCCAGATAATGCATATCGATTTAATCGCTTAGTTCGTAGTAACGGAATCCAGAACGTTTGGATTACAGTTCAATGA
- a CDS encoding DUF1993 domain-containing protein, with amino-acid sequence MLYETTNPPFVKMLRNLLEILDKGAQFADSKKIDMEVLLHSRLAPDQFPLTRQIQIACDTAKLCAHRLTGKEVPSHADNEKTFGDFKARIESTISILEKFSAADYKGAEAKHITQPRWEGQYLTGEEYVLHHAIPNFYFHITTAYSILRHNGVDIGKKDYLGKLPLKK; translated from the coding sequence ATGCTTTATGAAACAACTAATCCCCCTTTTGTAAAAATGCTTCGCAACCTTTTAGAGATTCTTGATAAAGGTGCTCAGTTTGCGGATTCCAAAAAAATTGATATGGAAGTTTTGCTGCACTCTCGCTTGGCTCCAGATCAGTTTCCTTTAACTCGCCAAATTCAAATCGCATGTGATACAGCGAAACTGTGTGCACATCGTTTGACTGGAAAAGAAGTTCCGTCTCACGCAGACAACGAAAAAACTTTCGGCGATTTCAAAGCCCGTATTGAAAGCACGATTTCGATTCTAGAAAAATTCTCTGCCGCTGATTACAAAGGTGCTGAGGCGAAGCACATCACGCAACCACGTTGGGAAGGGCAATATCTCACAGGAGAAGAATACGTTCTTCACCACGCTATTCCTAATTTCTATTTCCACATCACAACAGCGTACTCGATCTTGAGACACAACGGTGTGGATATCGGCAAAAAAGACTACTTAGGAAAATTGCCGTTAAAAAAATAA
- a CDS encoding winged helix-turn-helix domain-containing protein: protein MKKVISKEQAKGLWIQAQGLHERVPFGKGAKATQAAVEHLGYVQIDTINVIERCHHHILFTRIPDYKRQHLHQAQSQDKTVFEYWTHALSYVPTKDFRFYMDEMKRTRLSPSKWFQTVKKEEMQKVLKLIKNEGPLSIRDIEDDVLVEKSHPWASRKPSKKALQLGFYTGQLVICERQGMLKKYELLDRHFDWEKKPEAATEKEILEYLLERALRSQALASVDSICYLDAKKKPGIKKLIEGKARKKDLVPVHVAGVEKTEFWIKPEILEKKIELDKDLVHILSPFDPLVIQRKRLQALFDYEHRFEAYLPKEKRVYGYFALPVLVGDQVVAAIDLKADRDKNELLIQKWNWLPKMKSASNKKLIEEELHRFEKFQLGK, encoded by the coding sequence ATGAAAAAAGTTATTTCAAAAGAACAGGCAAAGGGATTATGGATTCAAGCGCAAGGATTGCATGAGCGCGTTCCTTTTGGAAAAGGCGCAAAAGCCACACAAGCTGCCGTTGAGCACTTGGGTTACGTGCAGATTGATACCATCAATGTGATTGAACGCTGTCATCATCATATTCTTTTCACGCGGATTCCCGACTATAAACGCCAGCATCTGCATCAAGCACAATCTCAAGATAAAACGGTGTTTGAGTATTGGACTCATGCTCTTTCCTATGTCCCTACGAAAGACTTTCGTTTTTATATGGACGAGATGAAACGCACACGACTTTCCCCAAGCAAGTGGTTTCAAACCGTAAAAAAAGAGGAAATGCAGAAAGTCCTAAAGCTTATCAAGAATGAAGGTCCTCTTTCTATCCGCGATATTGAAGATGACGTCCTTGTGGAGAAAAGTCATCCGTGGGCCAGCCGTAAACCATCGAAGAAAGCGTTGCAGTTGGGATTCTACACTGGACAACTCGTGATCTGCGAACGTCAAGGGATGTTGAAGAAGTATGAATTGCTGGATCGACATTTTGACTGGGAAAAGAAACCCGAGGCGGCAACCGAAAAAGAGATTTTAGAATATCTTCTTGAGCGCGCATTACGTTCTCAAGCTTTAGCCAGTGTTGATTCTATTTGTTACTTGGATGCTAAGAAAAAACCGGGAATTAAGAAGCTTATCGAGGGGAAAGCACGAAAGAAAGACCTTGTTCCTGTTCACGTTGCGGGTGTTGAAAAAACAGAATTTTGGATTAAGCCTGAAATACTTGAAAAGAAAATAGAGCTTGATAAGGACCTTGTGCATATCCTTTCTCCGTTTGATCCTTTGGTAATTCAAAGAAAACGTCTTCAGGCTTTGTTTGATTATGAACATCGTTTTGAAGCCTATCTGCCGAAAGAAAAGCGCGTTTACGGATATTTTGCTTTGCCCGTGCTAGTCGGCGATCAGGTTGTCGCTGCGATAGATTTAAAAGCGGACCGAGATAAGAACGAGTTGCTGATTCAAAAATGGAATTGGCTTCCGAAGATGAAATCAGCATCGAATAAAAAACTTATCGAAGAAGAGCTTCATCGTTTTGAAAAATTTCAACTTGGGAAATAG
- a CDS encoding SgcJ/EcaC family oxidoreductase, translating into MSSIPANPDENMVRVLYHNLLQAWNQQSARGMAELFTNDGNMVGFDGSLANGQNEIGEHLAPIFLSHPTATYISKVREVRFLSPTVAMLRAVAGMVPRGKNDILPAVNAIQTVVAVKDHEHWRIALFQNTPAAFHGRQHLADDLTKELREELKLSNISEKSSQGF; encoded by the coding sequence ATGAGTTCTATTCCTGCTAATCCTGATGAAAATATGGTTCGTGTTCTTTATCACAACCTTTTACAGGCGTGGAACCAACAAAGTGCCCGAGGCATGGCGGAGCTTTTTACGAATGATGGAAATATGGTGGGCTTCGATGGAAGCCTCGCCAACGGACAAAATGAAATTGGCGAGCACTTAGCCCCTATTTTTTTGAGTCACCCGACAGCAACTTACATCAGCAAAGTCCGCGAAGTTCGCTTCTTAAGCCCCACCGTCGCAATGCTACGGGCCGTCGCAGGAATGGTTCCCCGAGGCAAGAATGATATTCTGCCTGCGGTCAACGCCATTCAAACAGTCGTAGCCGTTAAGGACCACGAACATTGGCGCATTGCTCTTTTTCAAAATACGCCCGCGGCATTTCATGGACGCCAGCACCTTGCCGATGATCTTACAAAAGAACTGCGCGAAGAATTAAAGCTTTCCAATATTTCAGAAAAAAGCTCACAGGGATTTTAA